Genomic segment of Pochonia chlamydosporia 170 chromosome 1, whole genome shotgun sequence:
TATCCTTTTCGCACCTCGTGTCTGCGATGATGTGGTCTCGGCTgggttttggttttgtcgCGGTGGAATCTGGCTCCCGTGGTTTTGAGCCTTCTGAGCGCTTCACTTCATGATGTGATTTACTACTATCGGCAATCGCAGGTACCGGGGTAGTAGACGCCGCCGGGCCTCctgcagcggcggcggcggcggcggcgcgTTCACTCTCCTTCTTTTTAGCAATAGCGGGTTCCGGGGGGGAGGCAGAGGCGGCAGCGCCAGTCTTTTTATTCCTGTAGTAGTCGCTCAACGAtagcctcttcttctcgcccgTACCTGCTCCTTTTGAGAGCGTGCTAACCTCGCGAGGGACGGGTTTCACGGGCTCTTCTCGCATATCGTAATAGGGTCGCGTAAATAGTGTACCTCGATCGGCCTCGGATAACAATGTCAAGTATTGGAGACGGGTATTTTGCCATTCCTCGAAGCGCCTCTTAGGGCCACGAGACTCAGCCGCGTCGTCCTCGGGCGGTGGACGATATcgccaagctggagaaaAGGACAGGTGATGTGGTTTTTCTGGTAAAATGCGCTGGGAGAGCACCTCAACCGTCTTCGCCGCAGCTTCCATTGTTCGCGGGTCGTGACCATGCCGGGAGGCAAGACGCGGCGGCGAGCGATCAAGCGCAagcggcagcaatggcggcagAAGCgacgacagcagcagccagacGCGCAGCTACGTCGTCGCAGGCAACGTGGTAGGGCGTCCAACCGGGAGAATTTttggatgaatggatggcGCGAATGCCGTGTGTGCTCGATGGGCGCAGGATCGCAGCGGcagaggtggtggtggtatgTCGTTGGATATCTGGGCCCAGGTTGGAAGGATGGGGCAGGCAGATTGGTGTCGGAGCCGGCGTGGATGCTTGTTCCACCGGTCAAGTCCCTGCAACGTCGGGTTTCGAGCTTAGTAAATCTTTGGAGGCGGGTCGCCCTTTGATGAAGCGAACAAACGAAGGAAACGAATGAAGTTGTGGACAGCAGAGAAGAGTAGAGCCACGCGCGAAGCTCCCTCTCTTCCCTGATGGCCAACAATGGGGACGGTTGCGATTCAGCGCGGGCCGTGACAATGGTGGACAGGAACCACTATTGCAAGCAGAGAAAACCAAAcacaagaaaaaaaaagacgGGGATGGGGGTCGGGGCGAAATGCGGCGGAAATTTGGGGCCTTGTCACTTGCAGGCTGCCAAACGTCGAGCCGAGCCAAGTCAagtaaagtcaagtctgatctgtctggtctggtctggtctggtctggtgccgTGCCTCGCTCAAGTGGAGTCTTGTGGGCTGATGGACAGAGAGTCTGGCCGTGCTTGTCTTGCCTTGGagggctgggctgggctggccCGGGCTGGGGGGTTTCGTGATCAGAGGCGGCTGTTGGATCTCGATGTTCAATGACGGCACAGAGGGCTTGCTCTCAATTGAGGACTGTGTGTGGGCGTTCAAGGCCGACGTCTATGAATGGCTGTGCAGCCTCCGGTGATTGCTGGAGGTGCCTTAATAGATGCCTCAATGTGGATGGCGTGCCAAGTGTGTGTATCAATGTGAAATGCCCGATTTGAGAGGTGACATGGAGTCAGTGATGCGAGTGTGTGTGGCTGATGGTGATTCTAGGCTGGTCGGTGCATCGTTCTTGCACACTCACTCCTCGCTGCAGTATTACTGTCCAACGCGTGCGGAATCGTATCAGGACAGTTGTGAGCGAATCTACCGAGTAATGATTTCTGTATGGAATATACAAAGGTGACGTATGCAGCAGAGTCCAGGATGAGACTGTTGTGAAGCTTTTGGCTTCAAACAGATAACGTTGAAGAGGTGGAGAAGGAAGCCAGGGTTCAAGTGCAGCTGCGAAGCTCAGGTCACAGGTGCCTGCCAGTTGTCAAGCAAACGTCTGAtcaggttcaatgtttgggAAGGCAATACCATTTGATGACTTTATCTTCGTGATATGGTAGCACTTTCCCTCCAACGCaataccagttgaccttcgCACCTGCCTGCCTCAAGTTGCAAGTGCATGCCAGGTTTTAATGCTTAACAAGGCAAGTGCGCAACACTAAGCCCTCAGTTATACCCCCGGTATTTGATGCTCAAATGTCACCCCCAGCCCAGACATAAACTCCTCAAGTGACGTGCTGTGACGTGACGTGAAGACCAAAGATGGCGACCGTTTCCTTCAGACTCTGCTACAAATTCGAAACTCCACCAGATAGCAGCCAGTGTTGGCGCCGTCCTACTGGCGCGGGGGAAAGCACCACAACGGATGAACAAGCGAAGGGATGGAAGCCGGACGGCTCCCGGCTCAAGCAGACACCACAAAGGCATCCTTGCAGAAACCTGGTTGCACCTCCAATGGTCCTGGTTCCATCAGCATCACGACCCAACTCTGGATCTGCGGCTCGAACTATTCTGGTATTATCACTTTACTTGTCATATTTTGTTGCTATTGCCCTGCCTCGGTTTTTTCTTGCAGACACGCGTTCTTTGAGTCATTTAAGCGAACGCCGGAGAATTTTCTTCAGACGAGGAAAGCCGTACGACAGCAGAAACAAACAGCAAGCACAGTGATAAAAATGGAAACTGGGCCCAAACTTTGCTCGGCAAAGCATTCATACCCGTCTAAAAACGGAACTCAGCTCACAATGAACAAATCAGACAAAAGGCTGCTTTGATCTCTATGGCGCAATTTGCTGCCGATGCTTATCTGTCAAGAACAGAGGCCATTCGCCTCATCAGTCTGCTTTCGGGTGTGCTGTTTTGTGCCCACAAGACAAGTCTCGTatcttcttcagctgccagagccaagaGTCACCGTTTGCCAATCATTCATGGGCACCAGTTCAGATGattgacgatgccgccaGAGACACGGCAAATAAATTGCCTGGCACACCGGCACAAATCTGCGCTAGTGACCCAGCCTGGTGGGTAAGGCCATGCATCCTTGCAGATGTTTGGTGTCAACTGACATTGGCCGGGAGAAGGCAATTGCTGTGGAAAATTCAACGGCTAAATCTGGTAGCAACGCCCTCGAGACACTGGACGCAAGTTCCGAAATGCCTGGTTCGCTAAAAACCCAATGCTTCAAGTAGAATCAGAGCAGGTCGTCTTTTGGTGATATTACTTTTGGACTGTCTATTATCACCACATTGCGCGATTCCGCCCAAACGAAATCCTAAATCTCACCATTCGAGAGCTGTAGGCATTATTTGGTTCCATTACTTGTTATTATGTTTCTCTGCTCTACACTCTCGTACAAAGAAGAATTCTCGGCGAAACCAACTTGGTGCTTGTAGCCATTCATTTCAACATctggcagcaacagctgCAACTCTTCCACTTCCTTGAACCACTCTCTCCAAACCTTTTCATTTCATTTATGAGATGTTTTGCGCTTTCTGGGCGTCCCGTCATTGTTCATCTTAAAATAGGCTTCAATTGCCTCCAGCCGAGAAGTAACCGAGTTGATTTTTTGCAGCATAGTCAGCGGAAGTGTATCAGTGATGTGCTTGGTAATGTCCTGATACAAGGATGCCGTCGTGAAATTGCTTTGCCAGGCATTAACAACTCGCAACTGTAGCTCAAGCTTCTCTACACTATCGCCACCTTCCGCGGCAGTACGCTGCAGCCGACGGTCAAAGGATGCGAGGCCCTCGTTGCACCAGTGTATTTGTTTTTTCTGCTCACCAAGTTCACAATCCAGTTTCCACATCGATGCATGGACTCCATCTCtcaacacatcaacatcTTGTCGTAAAGTTGACGCAATGGTAAGCGAATCCTCAGCGGCAGCGCTTGCGTGTTCTCTTGCCACTCTTTCATTGTTAACGAAAGTGCCCAGGTCTCGCGCCACTTCGTTCAGCTTCTCCTGCATCATGGCCTTCACTCTGTCAGCAATTGAAGCAGAGAATGGCTGGAATTTTTGATCCAGAATCTGGTCGACTTCCAAGGCGGCCTTGCTCGGCGATCCGGGTAGAGAACGCTGACCAGTGTCGTTTTCTTGCGCCAGGGTGACCTGTTTCAGGATGTCCTCAATAGATTTAAGCGTCTCTGATATCGAACTGTGTTGTTTTGAGTGGCTCTCTACCATGTTGACGCACGAGTTTAGTTCGTTCTGCAAGTCCGCAACTTTTTGCGACGACGCAGCCGGTGTCTCGCTTCGCAGGCTGAGCTTGACGCTATTCAGATCTTCGACAATGGTTTGAAGAAGCCGTCTAGTTTTCATGCCGGCCTCCTTATTAAAACCCCACTGTTCGGAAACGGTTGACTTGTCGAAGGCGGAGAGGATGCTATCAAACTGCTCCAACGCCGAGGACAATGCTTCGGTGGTTACCGTATTTCTCATAATGCCATCAATCCTCCCAGACAGCTGAGTTAACTTGTTGTCTACTGCAACAAGCTTGCCGTCTAGTTGTAATCTGGCGCTGTTATTCTTGAGAGTTTCTTCCGTCAGGCTGGTATGCCTCTGTTCTAGGGTGAGCAGTGCCTTCTCCATTTCCTCCATTTTCGTCTGAAGTCGAtcatttctttctttttcttgctccAGGCTAAGTTTCAGCTCTGCCGTCTCTTCCTGTAGCTGAGACCGAACAGAGTTACCGAGATGGCCAGACTCTTCTTTAAGGCGCGTGTGAAATTGCTCCAGAAGAGACCCGCGGAGAGTTTCTAGTCGAGAATCAACGTCCTCACTCTTCACACCGTGGTTCTGTGTAGACAGGAGTCTTTCTCCCTGCTTATCTACAAAGGTGACAAGATGATCCAGCAGCttgccatcagcaccatTGAGTCGGTCGCAGCACTTTTGCTTCTCTCTTGACGTTTGGTCCATCTGAAGCTTGAGGACATCGGCGTGATTTGACGTTTCAGGGTATCCAGGACGGCATCGGTCAAGCTCGTTTTGCATTTTCTTGACCTTTTTGTCCTGGTGATCTCGCTGCATGTACCAATACATCCGATCGCACAGAAGCTCAACCAAGTGCTTCATATCGGCTTCACGCCGAGAGAGGTTTGTGGAGCGAGGCTGGTGAGGCACGTTGGTAGATGAGCCTATAATCAAGGAAAACCATGGAGTCAGCAGTAAGAAATCAGAAATAATTACAGTAGCGAAGAGAAGAGTTACACAATAACACACCATGCTCACTCGGTCGCGTGCTGTTTCGCGCCGGGGACATATTGTCTGATTCTGAATCTATTTCGTCTCTTGTTGGCGTGCGCCTCTCCTCGTGGCATGTGTCGCGACTGTCGTAGTATGGTCTCCTGGGTTGGAAGCGCTCATCGTCCCGAGACCagtgttgatggcttcgCGGATTAAAATACCTGTTTCTAGAGTGATGGAAATCGGCACGGCCACGGTAACCGCGCACCATTTTGTTTCCTTCCTGCCTTGACAGCTGTGAACTCCTGCGCAGGTGGCtgtggcagctggcaagcaAGATAGGAGGCACGAGCAAACCGCAGTcgtccagagtccagacagGGAAAAGGGGCAAACACGGCTGATCCTGTGGAAGTAGATTTGACTTTGCTTGGTTTGATCTGGCAAGTAAGTCTGGTGAAGGGCTGTACTCTGAAGAGTGACTTAATAAAATCTGCGGATAGACGTGACATTTACTCCGTAGACAGTAGAGACTTGATGAGATAGGTGTGTAGTGGTACAAGGCACAGCGCCACTGAGGTCTGGGCTCAACCCAAATATGCATATCGCATGCGGAGAGCAAACAATAACAGACACGGgcgagttgaagaagagaattcTCCGAGGGGCGAATTTATTACTCGGGCGTTTTTACTCGGCTACAATGTTACCGTACAAGATGGATACATGAACGTGTAAGTCATGGCTGAGAGTGTGGTCGGTCTAGAGTTGAAAACTGCCCCAATTTGGCTGTTTGCCCATTCAGCCACCTTGACGGGCTTGCCGGTAATTTCAGGCAACGCGAAAAATGGCGTGCGTGCCGCGATACCAAGACTCGCAGATCTTAACATTATCCAGTGCTCTGTAATCCGCAGATACATTCATCATCTTTGCTACGATATCTGGTGGTATGCCATGTCGATGGCTTTTTCTTATGGGATAGGATTTTAGCCCCAAGCCCATTTGGTTCGGAACCCAAGCGTGGCGCGACATAATTGTGGGTCGCATTTACGTGACTGGTCCAAAAGCTCAGGACTAAGCGCAGCCGCCAAACGGGCAGACAGGCTCGTTGTAGCAAGGCAGGCAATTTTCGAAGGGTGAAGCTCGCGGAGGCTTTGTCTCGAAACTTGTTTGCCTTCCCTTCCTGTCAACATCAGCCAATTCGAAAGgaaccaccacaaccatggctgCCGTAAGTCACGAAAAGATGCATTAGCTGGTTCCGTAAATTCTGAGCTAATTATTTTATCTGCAGCCGTTGATGACCGTCTCCGAAACTAAGGACCTTCGGggcctcaacctcatcgcAGCACACTCGCACATTCGCGGTCTCGGCGTCGATGCCACCAGTCTCGAGCCTAGAGCCGCGTCGCAAGGGCTCGTCGGTCAAGAGAAGGCTAGAaaagctgctgctgtcatCCTACAGATGAtcaaggatggcaaaatTGCTGGTCGCGCGGTCCTGATTGCTGGACCCCCGAGGTAAGACGACATTGAAATGGGGAAGCGGCAAGAAAAGGCTGGTGAAAAATACGATTGCTGACATTGTTTCGACTCGCAGTACCGGAAAGACTGCAATTGCCATGGGCATGGCGCAATCGCTCGGCCCCGATGTCCCCTTCACGTCGCTCGCGTCGTCCGAGATCTTCTCCCTCGAAATGTCCAAGACCGAGGCCCTCACCCAGGCGTTCAGAAAGTCCATCGGCGTTCGAATCAAGGAAGAGAGCGAAATTATGGAAGGAGAGGTGGTGGAGATCCAGATTGACCGCAGTGTCACCGGAAGCACGAAGCAGGGCAAGCTCACCATCAAGACGACCGACATGGAAGCCGTGTACGACATGGGCAGCAAAATGATCGACGCCATGACCAAGGAGCGCGTCATGGCTGGcgacatcatctccatcgACAAGTCTTCGGGCAAGATTACGAAACTGGGTCGGTCTTACGCGCGTTCCCGCGACTACGACGCCATGGGAGTTGACACCAAGTTTTTGCAATGTCCGGATGGCGAACTGCAAAAGCGCAAGGAAGTCGTGCACACCGTGACTCTTCACGAAATCGATGTCATCAACTCAAGAACGCAAGGTTTCCTCGCACTCTTCTCCGGCGACACTGGTGAAATTCGCAGTGAAATTCGAGACCAGATCAACACCAAGGTTGGCGAGTGGAAGGAGGAGGGCAAGGCCGAAATCGTCCCCGGTGTCCTGTTCATCGACGAGGTACACATGCTCGACATCGAGTGCTTCTCATACATCAACCGCGCGCTCGAGGACGACCTGGCTCCCATTgtcatcatggccagcaaCCGTGGCAACTCTCGCATCCGCGGCACCAACTACCGCAGTCCACACGGTCTGCCCATTGACTTCCTGGATCGGGTTGTCATTATCAACACGCACCCTTACTCGTCCGAGGAAATCAAGCAGATCCTGTCGATTAGAGCACAAGAGGAAGAGATTGACGTGTCACCTGACGCCTTGGCCCTCCTCACAAAGATTGGCCACGAAGCCGGCCTCCGATACGCCAGCAATCTCATCAGCACGTCACAGCTTGTCTCTGCAAAGCGACGAGCCAAGCAAGTCAGCGTGGAAGACGTCCAGCGCAGCTTCCAGCTCTTCTACGACCCCGCCCGCAGCGTCAAGTTTGTGGCCGAGTCCGAGAAGCGTCTGATTGGAAATGATGGTGCGGTTGACTTGTCCGTGACGAATGGCTCGGCTGCTGCCACGGAGAAGATGGATCTTAGCTAGGGGGTGGTTTGGACAGCGCGATGAATTTGGTTTTGCAATCGAGAGCTGGATGGCGTTTTTGGGGCAAAAACTTGATGCTGAGGTTTGTTGGCCTTTACTTATTTTGTGTGTACTGTACGATTTGCCGGGCACGGTCTAGATAGATCCGATCAAATCTGAATATTCAACCATGGGTGTCTACGTTGATCACATAAGTCCTACATCTTTCTTGCCCATGAATCAGTCCTCATTACACTCTGATCCACGACGCTATTGAGTCCTTGTTTCCCTTAGCAACATAATAAACCCACGCTTATAATCACGCCGTAAATTCCCCAAACGCCCAAATCAGAAAACACTACAGCTCAAAGGTCCCTCACCTTCTGCCACGTCAACCCACTCTGCGGCGTAACCACCAAATCCCTCCCACTGAAGTAATACAACCTCGTCTGCTCTCCCCACATGGTCGCCGTCAGGCCACCAGTCACGGAACTCGTCCAATTCGCGTCATGGTTGGGCTTGAACTGTCCCTGGCGCTGGAAATACGAAACCAGCGTTCCATTGTCGGGCTTGGCGAAGAATGCGCGCCGCACGTCAAGACGGGATGTGAAGACGCCTGTCATGGAGACTTGAGGACCCCATTCTGACCCCGGACTGCCATCTACTAATACGTCTGTAGGAGATTAGCCTTTG
This window contains:
- a CDS encoding RuvB-like helicase 2 (similar to Coccidioides immitis RS XP_001242359.1), translating into MAAPLMTVSETKDLRGLNLIAAHSHIRGLGVDATSLEPRAASQGLVGQEKARKAAAVILQMIKDGKIAGRAVLIAGPPSTGKTAIAMGMAQSLGPDVPFTSLASSEIFSLEMSKTEALTQAFRKSIGVRIKEESEIMEGEVVEIQIDRSVTGSTKQGKLTIKTTDMEAVYDMGSKMIDAMTKERVMAGDIISIDKSSGKITKLGRSYARSRDYDAMGVDTKFLQCPDGELQKRKEVVHTVTLHEIDVINSRTQGFLALFSGDTGEIRSEIRDQINTKVGEWKEEGKAEIVPGVLFIDEVHMLDIECFSYINRALEDDLAPIVIMASNRGNSRIRGTNYRSPHGLPIDFLDRVVIINTHPYSSEEIKQILSIRAQEEEIDVSPDALALLTKIGHEAGLRYASNLISTSQLVSAKRRAKQVSVEDVQRSFQLFYDPARSVKFVAESEKRLIGNDGAVDLSVTNGSAAATEKMDLS